A region of the Alphaproteobacteria bacterium genome:
TGTGGGGAAATTATTCGACAACTGTTGGCACAGCAAAGAAATTCTGAACGCGTTCTGGCGCATTGTTCAGCACTTTTTCATTGCCATTAGTGACAGCATCGTCACGCATAGGAGCTGGTTGCTCAATCACAGAAGTCATTGGTTTGATATTGTTTGTATCAACCTTGTTAAGATCTTCAATCCAGCCAAAAATTTTGTTCATTTCCTGAACGAGTGTCTGTTTCTGCTCGGCAGGGACGTTCAAACGAGAAAGATCGCTAACGCGGTCAATATCTGCA
Encoded here:
- the gatC gene encoding Asp-tRNA(Asn)/Glu-tRNA(Gln) amidotransferase subunit GatC — protein: MTLTLADIDRVSDLSRLNVPAEQKQTLVQEMNKIFGWIEDLNKVDTNNIKPMTSVIEQPAPMRDDAVTNGNEKVLNNAPERVQNFFAVPTVVE